The following proteins come from a genomic window of Athalia rosae chromosome 1, iyAthRosa1.1, whole genome shotgun sequence:
- the LOC105692849 gene encoding NF-kappa-B-repressing factor isoform X1, whose product MKMESEKEWDVEQFKMEHECDEHWELRRRFLLAHKDQFPEEELVCLAQVFTNIEFLGCRYPEETMQLVAELSQEIAADYREKQKTKLQRTFVKASDAAGAKVKGLNISKPEPSGNKSLAGDDSHINKKIKHNHICPTQIINKRKKNNSYTNNGPFGNIVVVEHSQNNVISILVDAVNASGQNLEWIYDESITGWISFVIFSKCTIKINHKNLANGHGSNKKLAKRNAATNGLELLKKYYYTIKIKKAFHGTPESIVSTKSLSNAPTVDNILPDDNIGRKLMRLMGWSGNGLGKSQQGIVDPVTVQQQISREGLGFTAGKASQEILKKKFHQILKNYVSGDTSSDLVFLSEFTNEERALIHLIARQMGVKSHSHGPKNARTLVVSRKIDPAELVEELKESGGITEKYELIYPTKAMDVIQ is encoded by the exons atgaaaatggaatCAGAGAAAGAATGGGATGTAGAACAATTTAAAATGGAACATGAGTGTGACGAACATTGGGAGTTGAGACGTCGCTTTCTTCTCGCTCATAAAGACCAATTTCCCGAGGAAGAGTTGGTGTGTCTGGCACAGGTCTTCACTAACATAGAATTCTTAGGATGTCG TTATCCAGAGGAAACGATGCAGCTTGTGGCTGAATTATCCCAAGAGATAGCTGCTGATTATCGTGAGAAGCAAAAAACTAAATTACAACGAACCTTTGTTAAAGCATCAGATGCTGCTGGCGCCAAAGTCAAAG GACTAAATATCAGTAAACCAGAACCAAGTGGGAATAAATCGTTAGCAGGTGATGATTCCCATATAAACAAAAAGATCAAACATAATCATATTTGTCCCACTCAAATTATCaataagcgaaagaaaaacaacagtTATACCAATAATGGCCCATTTGGAAACATTGTAGTCGTTGAACACTCTCAAAATAACGTTATAAGTATTCTTGTGGATGCAGTGAATGCGAGTGGACAAAATTTGGAGTGGATATATGACGAAAGTATAACAGGATG GATATCATTTGTGATTTTCAGCAAatgtacgataaaaataaatcataaaaATCTAGCTAATGGGCATGGttctaataaaaaattggCCAAGCGCAATGCAGCAACTAATGGGttggaattattgaaaaaatattattataccattaAG ATTAAGAAAGCATTCCATGGCACACCTGAAAGCATTGTGAGCACAAAGTCTCTGAGTAATGCTCCAACAGTTGACAATATTCTACCTGATGATAATATAGGGAGAAAACTTATGCGATTAATGGGTTGGAGTGGCAATGGTCTTGGAAAATCTCAACAGGGTATTGTTGACCCAGTAAC GGTGCAACAACAGATCAGTAGAGAGGGACTTGGGTTTACAGCAGGCAAAGCCAGTCAAGAGATTCTGAAGAAAAAGTTCcatcaaatattgaaaaactatGTGAGCGGTGACACGAGCAGCGACCTCGTATTCCTCTCCGAATTTACCAATGAAGAAAGAGCTCTGATTCATCT aaTTGCAAGACAGATGGGCGTCAAGTCGCACAGTCACGGCCCAAAAAATGCCCGCACGTTAGTCGTATCTCGCAAAATAGATCCAGCTGAGCTTGTagaagaattaaaagaaagtGGCGGCATAACTGAAAAATACGAACTCATTTATCCAACGAAAGCCATGGATGTAATTCAATAA
- the LOC105692849 gene encoding NF-kappa-B-repressing factor isoform X2, with the protein MKMESEKEWDVEQFKMEHECDEHWELRRRFLLAHKDQFPEEELVCLAQVFTNIEFLGCRYPEETMQLVAELSQEIAADYREKQKTKLQRTFVKASDAAGAKVKGLNISKPEPSGNKSLAGDDSHINKKIKHNHICPTQIINKRKKNNSYTNNGPFGNIVVVEHSQNNVISILVDAVNASGQNLEWIYDESITGCKCTIKINHKNLANGHGSNKKLAKRNAATNGLELLKKYYYTIKIKKAFHGTPESIVSTKSLSNAPTVDNILPDDNIGRKLMRLMGWSGNGLGKSQQGIVDPVTVQQQISREGLGFTAGKASQEILKKKFHQILKNYVSGDTSSDLVFLSEFTNEERALIHLIARQMGVKSHSHGPKNARTLVVSRKIDPAELVEELKESGGITEKYELIYPTKAMDVIQ; encoded by the exons atgaaaatggaatCAGAGAAAGAATGGGATGTAGAACAATTTAAAATGGAACATGAGTGTGACGAACATTGGGAGTTGAGACGTCGCTTTCTTCTCGCTCATAAAGACCAATTTCCCGAGGAAGAGTTGGTGTGTCTGGCACAGGTCTTCACTAACATAGAATTCTTAGGATGTCG TTATCCAGAGGAAACGATGCAGCTTGTGGCTGAATTATCCCAAGAGATAGCTGCTGATTATCGTGAGAAGCAAAAAACTAAATTACAACGAACCTTTGTTAAAGCATCAGATGCTGCTGGCGCCAAAGTCAAAG GACTAAATATCAGTAAACCAGAACCAAGTGGGAATAAATCGTTAGCAGGTGATGATTCCCATATAAACAAAAAGATCAAACATAATCATATTTGTCCCACTCAAATTATCaataagcgaaagaaaaacaacagtTATACCAATAATGGCCCATTTGGAAACATTGTAGTCGTTGAACACTCTCAAAATAACGTTATAAGTATTCTTGTGGATGCAGTGAATGCGAGTGGACAAAATTTGGAGTGGATATATGACGAAAGTATAACAGGATG CAAatgtacgataaaaataaatcataaaaATCTAGCTAATGGGCATGGttctaataaaaaattggCCAAGCGCAATGCAGCAACTAATGGGttggaattattgaaaaaatattattataccattaAG ATTAAGAAAGCATTCCATGGCACACCTGAAAGCATTGTGAGCACAAAGTCTCTGAGTAATGCTCCAACAGTTGACAATATTCTACCTGATGATAATATAGGGAGAAAACTTATGCGATTAATGGGTTGGAGTGGCAATGGTCTTGGAAAATCTCAACAGGGTATTGTTGACCCAGTAAC GGTGCAACAACAGATCAGTAGAGAGGGACTTGGGTTTACAGCAGGCAAAGCCAGTCAAGAGATTCTGAAGAAAAAGTTCcatcaaatattgaaaaactatGTGAGCGGTGACACGAGCAGCGACCTCGTATTCCTCTCCGAATTTACCAATGAAGAAAGAGCTCTGATTCATCT aaTTGCAAGACAGATGGGCGTCAAGTCGCACAGTCACGGCCCAAAAAATGCCCGCACGTTAGTCGTATCTCGCAAAATAGATCCAGCTGAGCTTGTagaagaattaaaagaaagtGGCGGCATAACTGAAAAATACGAACTCATTTATCCAACGAAAGCCATGGATGTAATTCAATAA